In Paenibacillus stellifer, the DNA window CCAAAGCGGCTGGAACAGGAAGGATGTCATAAAATTGGCCGAAAAAATAATCCCCGCCCAGACACCGACCGCATCTCCCGTCACACCCAGATCCTGCGCCAGATACAAGGACAGGAACGGGGTAATCATCGTCATGCCGGCGTTGACCAGAAATTGCCCGAACCAAAGCACATAGAGATTGATCTGCCAGGTTTCCCATGATTTGCGTTTGTTCAATGTGCTTGTTTCACTTCCTTTCAAAATTCAAAGAGTTCACGAAGGCGACATTCCCATAGTATACCATAGTTTGACATGGAACCTGCGAAAGCCCCCGGTTAATGTCATGGTTTTGTCATGGCTTGTCAGGTGTGACTATTGTTACAGCCTTTGAAAAAGGGCATAATATACTTTGAGAAAATTTTTACTAAATCATATGGAGATTCGATTATGACCTATAACGATACTTTTATCCGCGCCTGCAAGAAGCAGGAGACGGACTATGTCCCCGTATGGTACATGCGGCAGGCGGGCCGCTACGACCCGGAATACCGCAAGATCAAAGAGAAATACTCGCTTCTTGAAATATGCCGCCAGCCCGAGCTTGCAGCAAGGGTCACCTTGATGCCGGTTCACAAGTTGGGTGTAGATGCCGCGATTCTGTACTCGGACATCATGAATCCGGTCGCGTCCCTCGGCGTGAAGTTCGATATTGTCAAAAATACCGGACCGGTCATCGAGCAGCCGATCCGCAGCGCGGCGGACGTGGAACGGCTCAAGCCGATTGATGTCGAGGGCGATCTCGGCCATATTCTGGAGACGATCCGGATTCTGGACCGGGAGCTGGATGTTCCGCTGATCACGTTCGCCGGCGCTCCTTTTACAATCGCCAGCTATCTGATCGAAGGACGGCCGTCCAAGAGCTATTTCCGGACCAAAGAGCTGATGTATACACAGCCCAAGGTGTGGCATATGCTGATGGACAAGCTCGGCGATATGGTGATCGCTTACCTGAAGGCTCACATCGCCAATGGGGGCAAAGCCTTCCAGTTGTTCGACAGCTGGGTCGGAGCGCTTGCGCCGCAGGATTTCGAAACATTTGTGCTGCCGACGATCACCCGTATTTTTGCCGAATTGAGTCATTTGGATGTACCGAAGATTTATTTCCCCGGCGTCAGTTCCGGCGAGCTTCTGCCGGCGCTTAGCGGGCTTCAGGCTGATGTGATCGGCCTGGACTGGCGGGTATCCCTGACGGAAGGGCGCCGCAGAACGGGCGGCGGATTCGCCGTGCAGGGCAATCTGGACCCGTACATTCTTACCGCGCCGATGGACCTGATCAAGGAGCGTGCGAAGGCGCTGATCGACGAGGGGATTACCGAACCGGGCTATATTTTCAATCTGGGACATGGGCTGTTCCCCGAGGCTTCGCTGGACGTTCTTCGGGAGCTGACGGATTATATCCATGAATATTCGCGGGCCGCGCTGGCCGGACGTGCTCCCCTATAACCGGTTCGGACCGGGCTGACTGCTGAAAAGAATACTGCTGATATACAAAAATTGCATGAGGTGATTCAAGGTGACAACCCAAATCGGCGTTCTCGTGATGTCCTATGGCACTCCAGAAAGTCTGGACGGTGTCGAAGCCTACTATACGCATATCCGGCGGGGCAACCCGCCTTCGCCCGAGCAGCTTAAGGAATTGAAGGACCGGTACGAAGCCATTGTCGGCGGCGTGTTTCCGCTGAGGGAGAACACGGACCGCCAGGTGGAGGCGCTCCAGGAAGCGCTGAATAAGGATAACAGGGACCCTGAAGTGGAGTATGTCTGCTTCCAGGGGCTTAAGCATGCCCATCCATTTATCGAGGACGGCGTTCAAGCCATGGCGGATCAGGGCATTACGCGGTCGGTGGGAGTCGTGCTCGCGCCGCATTATTCAGCCATGAGCGTCGGCGGCTACATCAAGCGCGCCAAGGAGAAGGCGGAGAGTATGGGTATTGAGATGGCTTTTGTCGAAAGCTATCATCTCCACCCGAAGCTGATCGAGGTGCTCGCCAATCGCCTCTCCCGGCGTCTGGACGAGTTCGAGGAAGCAGGAGCGAATCGTGATGAGGTCCGGGTGCTGTTCAGCGCGCACAGCCTTCCGGAGCGGATTCTTGCCACGGGCGATCCGTACCGCGACCAGCTGCTGGAGACGTCGCAGGCAATTGCGGACAAGACAGGTGTGAAGAGCTGGCAGTTCACCTGGCAGAGCGCAGGCAGAACGGCCGAGCCGTGGCTCGGGCCGGATATTCTCGACACACTTCGCGAGCTGAGCAAGGAACAGGTCAAATACGTGCTCTCCGCGCCCATCGGCTTCGTATCCGATCATCTGGAGGTGCTGTACGACCTCGATATCGAGGCGCAGAACATTGCAGCTGAGCTCGACATGCGGCTGATGCGCATCGAGTCGCTGAACAGCGATCCGGGCTATATGGAAGTTCTGAGCGATGTTGTCAGAAGCAAGGCGGATCAATGGAAGGCGGACCGTTCATGAGCGGGGGAAAGAGCCGCAAGGTCGTGATCATAGGAGGCGGACTCAGCGGACTTAGCGCCGCCTTCTATGTCCGCAAGTTCTACAAGGAGGCCGGCGTACAGCCGGTCATCACGATTCTGGAGAAGGAGCGGACGCTCGGAGGCAAGATCGAGACTCTGCACAAAGAGGGCTTCGTCATCGAGAAAGGGCCGGACTCCTATCTGGCCCGCAAGTCGGAAATGACCGACCTCGCCAAAGAGCTGGAGCTCGACCATGATCTGGTCACGACGAATCCGAACGCGAAAAAGACCTATATCCTGCAGCGGGGCAAGCTGCACCCGATGCCGGCCGGGCTTGTTCTCGGCATTCCGACGGAGCTTCGGCCGTTCCTGTCCAGCGGACTGGTCTCCTTCTCCGGTAAAATGCGGGCCTTGATGGATTACGTGCTTCCGGCCCGCAGATCGGAGGAGGATGAATCGCTGGGCGACCTCATTGAGCGGCGGCTTGGCACGGAAGTGCTGGAGAACATGACGGAGCCGCTTCTTGCGGGCATCTATGCCGGTGACATGCGCAAGATCAGCCTGCAGTCCACCTTTCCGCAGTTCGGCGAGATCGAGCGGCAGTACGGCAGTCTGATCCGCGGCATGAGAACGGGCAGAAAGCCGCAGGAGACGCATACCGGCACGAAGAAAAGCGCGTTTCTGACGTTCCGCCAGGGTCTGCAGAGCCTGGTCCACGCTTTGATCCACGAGCTGCATGATGTGGACTTAAGGACGCAGGCGCCTGTATTTGCGATCCATGACCGGGTGGCCGAAACCGCCGTCTACGCTCCGGGCAGCGAAGCCCGTTCGCGTTATGAGGTAGAGCTGGAAGGCGGAGAGCTTCTGTCTGCCGACGAGATCTACATAACGGTGCCGAACTTCGCAGCGGCGGAGCTGCTTCGCCCGCATGTCAATGTGGCGGCGCTCGAAGCCGTCAATTATGTGTCGGTTGCCAATGTAGTGATGGCATTCTCCGGCAAGGAGATGGACGGCAACTTCGATGGCTCGGGCTTCCTAGTTCCCCGAAAGGAGAACCGGAACATTACGGCCTGTACATGGACTTCGGCCAAATGGCTGCACACAAGCCCCGAAGGCAATGTGCTGCTCCGCTGCTATGTCGGCCGGTCGGGGGACGAGCAGAATGCGATGCTGCCGGATGAGGCGCTCGAGGAGCTCGTCCGCAAGGATCTGCGCGAGGTGATGGGCGTTACGGCGAAGCCGCTGTTCACGGAAATCACGCGGCTGCCGAAGTCGATGCCGCAGTATCCGGTCGGACATCCGGGGAACATCGCCGGGCTGCGGCAGGATCTGGCTGCCCTGCTGCCGGGCGTGCATGTGTTCGGAGCCGGCTATGACGGCATCGGCATGCCGGACTGCATCAAATATGCCAAGCTGACGGCGAAGGCGGCGGCGGAGAATCTGTGAAGTGAGTCTGAACGGCTGCCTTAAGGCCGCACTATGTCTGTGAATCTATCAAACTCTCATTAGAGTTCGTCATATGCTGTACCTTTGTGAAGTTACCTGTATGAAGAGCCGGCCCGGCTGAACGGGCCGGCTCTTTGCCATGCCCGGGCGGGGGATTCTACTTAATAGATTGTGATATAATGGAACGAGTTTAGCAGGAAAAGGAGCTCTAATTATTATGTATTCCCCCAGATCCAGCAAAAAAAGAAGCAAAACAACACGCAAGCAGCGCCGCAGCCGGATATGGTCCTGGATCAATATCAGCCTCATGGTGCTGATCACGATTCTGTTGATCTATTATTTCTACAGCGGGAATGCCCGGGTCGACGGCGCGCCGCCCGACTCCGGCGCGCAAGAGACGCCCGCGGCGGCTGTCAGCCCGCCGCCGCAGGCGTCCCCGGCGGCGTCCGCCATCGCCGCCGCTCCGTCGCCGTCTCCGAAGGCGACGGCGAAACCATCCCCGGCCGCCGCTTCGCCTGCGGCCGCCCCTTCAGCGGAGGCTTCGCCCTCCGCTGCACCGCCTGCGTCCGCCGATCAGGCGGCGGACGCAACCGCGTCTGAGGCGAGTCCGTCACCTGCGGACACGCCTCAGACGCCAGCCGATGCGGGCGAAGCCCCCGCTTCGGCTGACGCTGCGCCGCCGGACGAAGGCTCCGGCGGCGTTGGAGAGATCGCCGGGCTGCCGGCCGGCGAGAAGGGCGCCGTCACGATCAGCTTCGCCGGTGACGTCATGTTCGCCGGCAAGGTCGGCGAACTGCTGGGCAAGCAGGGCTACGGCTATCCGTACGGCGCCTTGAATGGTCTCTTCCAGCGCGACGATCTGTCGATCGTCAATCTGGAGACGCCGGTGACGACACGGGGCACAGCGGCGAACAAGACGTATGTGTACCAGTCCTCGCCCCAGGCGCTGGGTCCGCTTAAGGCGGCGGGTATTGACGCCGTCAATCTGGCGAACAATCATACGCTCGACAAGGGCGAGCAGGGGCTGCTGGACACTTTGAACAACCTGAACAAGGCCGGCATTCCTTATGTCGGCGCCGGAAAAAACGCCTCCGAAGCCTACTCGGCACAGTATTTCAAGCGTAACGGGGTTATGATTGCGCTTCTCGGTTTCACACGGGTGATGCCGGAAGCAAGCTGGGCGGCAGGCAAGAGCAAGCCGGGCGTCGCGTCGGCTTACTCGCTGGATGCAGCGGTTCAGGCCATTGCCGCCGCCAAGAAGAAAGCGGACATCGTCGCGGTTGTCGTGCACTGGGGCCAGGAACGCGTGGACAATTACAGCGAGCTGCAGCAGTCGATGGGCCATATCTTCATCGATGCGGGGGCCGATCTGGTCATCGGCGGGCATCCGCATGTGCTTCAGGGCATTGAACCTTACAAGGGCAAATGGATTGCCTATAGTACGGGCAATTTCATTTTTACCCGTTCAGCAACGAAGACAACCTGGGAAAGCGCGGTGTTCCAGGCGAAATGCACGACCACAGGCCAATGCTCCATGAAGCTCGTTCCGGTGGACGCCGAGCTGGGACGGCCTGTGCCAATGAATGCGACCAGCAGTCAGGCGCTGCTGAAACGCATGGAATCACTGTCTGTGGGAAGGGTAAAGATCAGTAAAGACGGCATGGTAACGGAGGCCGGAAGGTAACGGGTGCCGGAGGATAACTGATGCTGGAATGCGCAAGCAACGGGCGCGGGCAGGCCGCTTGAGCCTATGAGACAATGGCCGGGCCTTTTGTCTTCTGCGCACCGGAGCTGCCATCCTTCCGACCTGCCACCAAGGCGCAGGCGGAATGCATCCGTAAGAGAGGCTGCCACCATCCAGACGGGAGGGCTTCGAGATGAACCAAAATTTATGCGTTGCCCATCGGGGATTCTCCGGCAGAGCGCCGGAGAACACGCTGGCAGCCATCCACAAGGCAATGGAGCTGCCCTTCGTGACCTGGATGGAGATCGACGTCCAACTGACCAAGGACGGGATTCCCGTCGTCATTCACGACTATACGCTGGACCGCACCACGAACGGGCACGGCAAAGTAAAGGATATGATCTACAGCCACATCCGGCGGCTCGACGCCGGGTCCTGGAAGAGCCGGGATTTCCGCGGCGAACGCATCCCTGCACTTGAGGAAGTGCTGGAGCTGTGCCGGGGGAGGCTGAAGCTCAACATCGAGCTGAAAAATGCGGGGAATCTGTATCCCGGCATCGAACGCAAAGTGTCGGAAATGCTGGCTGCCTGCGGGATGAAGGATGAGGTGGTGCTGACTTCGTTCGATACCGGCACGCTTGACCGGATCGGAGAAGCGGACCCGTCCGTACAGAGAGGACTTATCTTTGATTCCAGATGGGGCGATCCGGCGGGCCGTGTACGGGCGCTTGGCTGTACTTTTTTGTCCATCAGCTTCTCCCGTCTGACGCCTGGTCTTGCCCGGTTCCTGTCCGGACGCGGAGTCGGCATTATGGCTTGGACGGTCAATAAAGCAAAAGAGATGCGTCGCCTGGCGGACATGCATTCTGATATAATGATTTGTACGAACCGTCCGGATGTTTGGGGCGAGACGTTCTTGGAAGCTTGAAGCATAACCAAATACCGACGGAAAGAGAGCTGAATGTTCATGTGTGCTGCTGTAAACAACCTGTACTGTGTGGGAAGAAATTATAAGCTTCATGCGGAGGAGCTTGGCAACAAAGTGCCGACCGAACCGCTTATTTTCATGAAACCCTCCCATGCGGCCGTACCTCTCGACAAAGAAACCATTCAGCTGCCCAAGACTTCCGGACAAGTCCATTACGAAGGCGAGCTGGTCATCCGGATCGCTCGCGATTACAAGCCGGGCATAACCGTAGCCGAGCTGGTGGATGCCATGGCGCTTGGCCTGGACTTTACGCTGCGGGATATCCATAACGACCTTCAGAAGAAGGGTCTTCCCTGGACTCCGGCCAAGGGCTTCCGAAACGCGGCGCCTCTTACTCCGTTCATCGATTTTCCTTCATTGGATGATCTGGAAGCGACTGATTTCACCGTGATCAAGAACGGCGAGGAAGTGCAGCGCGGGAACGTCAAGAACATGATTTTTTCACTGCAGACTATTGTGGATTTCGTCGGTACCCGCTATGGACTGGGCAAAGGCGATGTTATCTTCACCGGCACACCTGCTGGCGTAGGGCCAACGGTTGCGGGAGATTCTTTTGAGCTGTATTGGGGCGACCGGCTGATGGGCACATGCCTGATCGGCTGACAGCTCTTTAATGGATCTGAAAGTGAGTTGACGACATGCTGTGGATCATCGGCCTGCTTGGCGCTTTGGTGGTAGCCGGAGCGGCTTATCTGAAAGGCTCATTGAGCTTGTCCGGAATGATTGCCGCCATTCTTATGGGCACGATTTATTTCGGGGCAGGCAGCGCCTTCTGGTTCGGCATCCTGCTGCTGTTCTTCATCTCCTCCAGCCTGCTGTCAAAGCTTAAGACGGACCGCAAGGAGGAACTGGAACGGGATTACGCGAAGACCGGCCGGCGTGATGCTGGCCAGGTATTCGCGAACGGCGGACTCGGCATGCTGTTCGTGCTGCTGCACGCGGTCGCGCCGCAGCCGGTCTGGCAGTGGCTGTTCGTCGGCGTGATGGCGACCGTGACGGCGGATACTTGGGCGACGGAATGCGGGACCCTCAGCGCGAAGCCGCCCCGGTCGGTTCTGACCGGCAAGGTGCTGCCGACAGGCGCGTCCGGAGGCGTGTCGCTGCCGGGTACGCTGGCAGCCGCGGCAGGCGGGCTGATGATCGGTGCCGCCTCCTGGCTTCTCGGAATCTGGTCCGGCTTGGAGAACGGGAGCTTGATCGTTTGGACTGCTGCCGGGCTTGTCGGCGGATTGGTCGGCGCTTTCACCGATTCATTCCTCGGCGCGACAGTCCAGAAGATGAACCGCTGCACCGTATGTGGCCGCGAGGTGGAGAACTCCGCGCATTGCGGGCAGGCAACGGTTCATGCCAGAGGCTGGCGCTGGATGAGCAACGATGCCGTGAACGCGCTTAGCTCCCTTGCTGGCGGCGCCGCCGCTCTGTTGATCGGCGGCCTGTTCTGAGCAGGGGGCTTTTTATTTTGTAATTTCAATGTTTTGCTGGCGAGGAGGTGAGCCGCTCTGAGAAAAATATCCGATCAAAAGCATGCGGCGATTCTGGATGCGGCATATGAAGTGTTTGGAACCGAAGGGTTCCATGACGCGAAGATATCTCAGGTGGCCGAGCTCGCGGGAATCGCCAAGGGCACGGTTTATCTGTATTTTTCGAGCAAGGAAGAGCTGTTCATGGCCGTGACCCGCAGGGACTGCGACGAATTTTTGAACGGGCTGCGGGAGCGGCTGGGCGGTCGGCGGGATCTGGCCGGATGTCTGTCACTGATTGCGGCCCATCATCTGATGTATTATTATGAACGAAAGCGCCATACGAAGCTCTTCTTCCGGACTCCGGGCAGCAGCCCGGAACTGATGGAGTACATGGCTTCCTTCATCAAAGCCTATATGGAAGTTGTGATGGAGGTGCTAAAGGAGGCCGGGACGGATGACCCGCAGCTGACGGCCCAGGCTTATATCGGCTCGCTGGACAGGCTGAAGATGGATATTTTGCTGGAGCCGACCTTCACGGAAGACGATGTGGTCAAGCGGGCAGAGTTCGCAGCTGGTCTGTTCCTTCGGGGAGCTGGCGGCGGTACGGGCAATGCGTCGTCCGGTGAGGGTGAGAATGGCGCCGGACAGGGACCGGAGTCCCCAATTTATGGCACGGAAGGCGAGAAATCATCATGAATATAATGACCGTTGAACATCTGGTCAAGAGCTACGGAGAGAAAGTACTGTTTGACGACGCGTCGTTCGGGATGGATGACCGCGACAAGATCGGAGTGATCGGCGTCAACGGGACAGGCAAGTCGACGCTGCTGCGGATCATTGCCGGAGCCGAGACAGCCGACGCGGGGCAGATTGCCATCGGCAACGATGTCCGCGTCCAGTATCTGGCGCAGAATCCACCTTTCAATCCCGATTATACCGTGCTGCAGCAAGTGTTCGCAGAAGACAATCCGGAGCTTGAAGTAATGAGACGGTATATGGAGACTTCGGCCCTGCTGGAGGCCGATCCGGGCAATGCCAAGCTGGAGCAGGAGCTGGTGCGCCGCAGCCAGGAGATTGATGCGGCAGGCGTCTGGCACCTCGAGAGCGAAGCGAAGAGCGTCCTCTCCAAGCTTGGAATTCAGCGCTTTGACGAGAAGATGGGCGCGCTATCCGGCGGACAGCGCAAGCGTGTCGCGCTTGCAGCGGCGCTGATCACACCGTCGGAGCTGCTGATTCTTGACGAGCCTACCAACCATATCGACACGGCCTCCGTCGCCTGGCTGGAGCAGTATTTGCAGAAGCGGCGCGGTGCACTGCTGATGGTTACCCATGACCGCTATTTTCTGGAGCGGGTCGCCGGGGTTATGCTGGAGCTGGATCAGGGGCGTGTATTCCGCTATGAGGCGAATTATTCCCGCTTCCTGGAGCTCAAGGCTGAACGCGAGGAGAGGGAGGCGGCATCGGAGCAGAAGCGCCGCAATCTGCTGCGCAGCGAGCTTGCCTGGATTCGGCGGGGCGCGAAGGCGCGTTCTACGAAGCAGAAGGCGCGAATCGAGCGCTTCGAGAATTTGAAGGAGCAGACGGGCGTTTCGCCTACGGGCCAGTTGGAAATCTCTGCGGCATCAACCCGGCTGGGCCGGAAAATTCTGGAGCTGGATCATCTGGCCAAGTCGCTGGGCAGCCGGACTTTGATCCCGGACTTAAGCTACATCGCGGTTCCTCGGGACCGCGTCGGTATCGTCGGCCCGAATGGCAGCGGCAAATCGACGCTCTTGAACCTGATCGCCGGAAGACTTCAGCCGGACAGCGGGGAGGTCGTTCTGGGGCCGACCGTCAAGCTCGGCTATTTCACGCAGGAGCATCAGGAGATGGATGATACCCTCCGGGTGATCGAGTACATCAAGGAGGAAGCAGAGGTCGTGAAGACCGCCGACGGGTCCTCTATTACGGCGGCCCAGATGCTGGAACGCTTCCTGTTCCCTCCCGCCATGCAGTGGACGCCGATTTCCCGCCTGTCGGGCGGCGAGAAGCGGCGGCTCTACCTGCTTCGTGTGCTGATGGGGGCGCCCAATGTGCTGCTGCTGGACGAGCCGACCAATGATCTCGATATCGGCACGCTGGCTATTCTGGAAGACTACCTGGATGAATTTCCAGGTGTCGTGCTGACCGTTTCGCATGACCGGTTCTTCCTCGACCGGACGGTGGACAAGATCATTGCCTTTGAAGACGGAAGCATCCGGGTGCATGTCGGCGACTACAGCGAGTATGAGGAATGGGTTGTGGCCAATGTACCGGCCCGGAGCGCTGCTCCTGCGGGCAAGAGTGTTCCGGCCGCGCAGAGCGGAGGAGTCCAGGCTTCAGGAACAACGGGAGACGGGGAGACGAAGGCTCCCGCCGCGCCTGCGAAGGAGAAGCTGAAATTCTCGTTCAATGAGCAGCGGGAGTACGATGAGATCGACAGTCTCGTCGAGAAGGCGGAGGCGCGGCTTGTTTCCATCGCGGCTCAGATGGAGGCCGCTTTTGCAGATTCCGCCAAGCTTCAGGAGCTTATGCAGGAGCAGCAGGCTGCGGAGGCGGAGCTGGAGCGGCTGATGGACCGCTGGACCTACCTGAATGAGCTGGCGGAACGAATTGCCGCAAGCAAATCCTAGCTGGCCCTGCCGGAAGGGAGATTTACAATGCGTTTGAAGCTGGAAGAAGCGGTTCGGCTGCGCGAAGCGGGGCGCGCGGATGAAGCAAAAGCGCAGCTGCTGTCATTGCTGGAGGAATACGAAGCCTGCCGTACATCGCAAGGCGTAACGGCTGCGAACCCTGCTAACAGCGGCCCCGGCAACGGCCTGCCAGGCAAGAACCGGGCTTTGGGACAGGATCACCTGTATGCGGAGCTGCTGTATCAAATTGCCTGGTGCCATGATGTTCTTGGATTAGAGCACCAGGCGGTGCCTTACTATGAGGGGAGCCTGTCCGCCGGATTGGCCGATCACCTTAGACCCGGCGCCTTTTTGGGGCTGGGGAGTACATACCGGACGCTTGGCGAATATGAGAAGGCCAAATGCCTGTTTGAGCATGCTGCGGCCGAACACCCGGCGCACCGCGAGCTTCGCGTTTTTTATGCCATGACGCTGTATAATCTGGGGGAGCATGAGCAGGCGATGAGCATTCTTCTTCATCTGCTTGCCGGCACCTCCGCAGATCCGGGAATTGCGGAATATGCGAAGGCGATTGCCTTCTATGCCGACAATCTCGATCGGATATGGGAGTAGAACCATAGCTTCCGAGCTTTTGGAAGACAAGAAAATCAGAAAAAGAGGTGGCTGCTTTGAAGTATGATTTTGACCGTGTTCTGGACCGGACCAACACGCATTCCTACAAATGGGACCAGGCCGAGAAGCTGTTCGGAAGCAAGGATATTTTGCCGCTGTGGGTAGCGGATATGGATTTTGAAAGCCCGCCTGCGGTCAAGGAAGCTCTTGTCCGCCGTGCTGAACAAGGCATTTACGGCTATAGCATCAGCAGCGAATCGTATATC includes these proteins:
- a CDS encoding tetratricopeptide repeat protein, producing the protein MRLKLEEAVRLREAGRADEAKAQLLSLLEEYEACRTSQGVTAANPANSGPGNGLPGKNRALGQDHLYAELLYQIAWCHDVLGLEHQAVPYYEGSLSAGLADHLRPGAFLGLGSTYRTLGEYEKAKCLFEHAAAEHPAHRELRVFYAMTLYNLGEHEQAMSILLHLLAGTSADPGIAEYAKAIAFYADNLDRIWE
- a CDS encoding CapA family protein, with the translated sequence MYSPRSSKKRSKTTRKQRRSRIWSWINISLMVLITILLIYYFYSGNARVDGAPPDSGAQETPAAAVSPPPQASPAASAIAAAPSPSPKATAKPSPAAASPAAAPSAEASPSAAPPASADQAADATASEASPSPADTPQTPADAGEAPASADAAPPDEGSGGVGEIAGLPAGEKGAVTISFAGDVMFAGKVGELLGKQGYGYPYGALNGLFQRDDLSIVNLETPVTTRGTAANKTYVYQSSPQALGPLKAAGIDAVNLANNHTLDKGEQGLLDTLNNLNKAGIPYVGAGKNASEAYSAQYFKRNGVMIALLGFTRVMPEASWAAGKSKPGVASAYSLDAAVQAIAAAKKKADIVAVVVHWGQERVDNYSELQQSMGHIFIDAGADLVIGGHPHVLQGIEPYKGKWIAYSTGNFIFTRSATKTTWESAVFQAKCTTTGQCSMKLVPVDAELGRPVPMNATSSQALLKRMESLSVGRVKISKDGMVTEAGR
- the hemH gene encoding ferrochelatase produces the protein MTTQIGVLVMSYGTPESLDGVEAYYTHIRRGNPPSPEQLKELKDRYEAIVGGVFPLRENTDRQVEALQEALNKDNRDPEVEYVCFQGLKHAHPFIEDGVQAMADQGITRSVGVVLAPHYSAMSVGGYIKRAKEKAESMGIEMAFVESYHLHPKLIEVLANRLSRRLDEFEEAGANRDEVRVLFSAHSLPERILATGDPYRDQLLETSQAIADKTGVKSWQFTWQSAGRTAEPWLGPDILDTLRELSKEQVKYVLSAPIGFVSDHLEVLYDLDIEAQNIAAELDMRLMRIESLNSDPGYMEVLSDVVRSKADQWKADRS
- the hemG gene encoding protoporphyrinogen oxidase, with amino-acid sequence MSGGKSRKVVIIGGGLSGLSAAFYVRKFYKEAGVQPVITILEKERTLGGKIETLHKEGFVIEKGPDSYLARKSEMTDLAKELELDHDLVTTNPNAKKTYILQRGKLHPMPAGLVLGIPTELRPFLSSGLVSFSGKMRALMDYVLPARRSEEDESLGDLIERRLGTEVLENMTEPLLAGIYAGDMRKISLQSTFPQFGEIERQYGSLIRGMRTGRKPQETHTGTKKSAFLTFRQGLQSLVHALIHELHDVDLRTQAPVFAIHDRVAETAVYAPGSEARSRYEVELEGGELLSADEIYITVPNFAAAELLRPHVNVAALEAVNYVSVANVVMAFSGKEMDGNFDGSGFLVPRKENRNITACTWTSAKWLHTSPEGNVLLRCYVGRSGDEQNAMLPDEALEELVRKDLREVMGVTAKPLFTEITRLPKSMPQYPVGHPGNIAGLRQDLAALLPGVHVFGAGYDGIGMPDCIKYAKLTAKAAAENL
- a CDS encoding ABC-F family ATP-binding cassette domain-containing protein is translated as MNIMTVEHLVKSYGEKVLFDDASFGMDDRDKIGVIGVNGTGKSTLLRIIAGAETADAGQIAIGNDVRVQYLAQNPPFNPDYTVLQQVFAEDNPELEVMRRYMETSALLEADPGNAKLEQELVRRSQEIDAAGVWHLESEAKSVLSKLGIQRFDEKMGALSGGQRKRVALAAALITPSELLILDEPTNHIDTASVAWLEQYLQKRRGALLMVTHDRYFLERVAGVMLELDQGRVFRYEANYSRFLELKAEREEREAASEQKRRNLLRSELAWIRRGAKARSTKQKARIERFENLKEQTGVSPTGQLEISAASTRLGRKILELDHLAKSLGSRTLIPDLSYIAVPRDRVGIVGPNGSGKSTLLNLIAGRLQPDSGEVVLGPTVKLGYFTQEHQEMDDTLRVIEYIKEEAEVVKTADGSSITAAQMLERFLFPPAMQWTPISRLSGGEKRRLYLLRVLMGAPNVLLLDEPTNDLDIGTLAILEDYLDEFPGVVLTVSHDRFFLDRTVDKIIAFEDGSIRVHVGDYSEYEEWVVANVPARSAAPAGKSVPAAQSGGVQASGTTGDGETKAPAAPAKEKLKFSFNEQREYDEIDSLVEKAEARLVSIAAQMEAAFADSAKLQELMQEQQAAEAELERLMDRWTYLNELAERIAASKS
- a CDS encoding TetR/AcrR family transcriptional regulator, with protein sequence MDAAYEVFGTEGFHDAKISQVAELAGIAKGTVYLYFSSKEELFMAVTRRDCDEFLNGLRERLGGRRDLAGCLSLIAAHHLMYYYERKRHTKLFFRTPGSSPELMEYMASFIKAYMEVVMEVLKEAGTDDPQLTAQAYIGSLDRLKMDILLEPTFTEDDVVKRAEFAAGLFLRGAGGGTGNASSGEGENGAGQGPESPIYGTEGEKSS
- a CDS encoding DUF92 domain-containing protein — protein: MLWIIGLLGALVVAGAAYLKGSLSLSGMIAAILMGTIYFGAGSAFWFGILLLFFISSSLLSKLKTDRKEELERDYAKTGRRDAGQVFANGGLGMLFVLLHAVAPQPVWQWLFVGVMATVTADTWATECGTLSAKPPRSVLTGKVLPTGASGGVSLPGTLAAAAGGLMIGAASWLLGIWSGLENGSLIVWTAAGLVGGLVGAFTDSFLGATVQKMNRCTVCGREVENSAHCGQATVHARGWRWMSNDAVNALSSLAGGAAALLIGGLF
- a CDS encoding fumarylacetoacetate hydrolase family protein; the protein is MCAAVNNLYCVGRNYKLHAEELGNKVPTEPLIFMKPSHAAVPLDKETIQLPKTSGQVHYEGELVIRIARDYKPGITVAELVDAMALGLDFTLRDIHNDLQKKGLPWTPAKGFRNAAPLTPFIDFPSLDDLEATDFTVIKNGEEVQRGNVKNMIFSLQTIVDFVGTRYGLGKGDVIFTGTPAGVGPTVAGDSFELYWGDRLMGTCLIG
- the hemE gene encoding uroporphyrinogen decarboxylase, which encodes MTYNDTFIRACKKQETDYVPVWYMRQAGRYDPEYRKIKEKYSLLEICRQPELAARVTLMPVHKLGVDAAILYSDIMNPVASLGVKFDIVKNTGPVIEQPIRSAADVERLKPIDVEGDLGHILETIRILDRELDVPLITFAGAPFTIASYLIEGRPSKSYFRTKELMYTQPKVWHMLMDKLGDMVIAYLKAHIANGGKAFQLFDSWVGALAPQDFETFVLPTITRIFAELSHLDVPKIYFPGVSSGELLPALSGLQADVIGLDWRVSLTEGRRRTGGGFAVQGNLDPYILTAPMDLIKERAKALIDEGITEPGYIFNLGHGLFPEASLDVLRELTDYIHEYSRAALAGRAPL
- a CDS encoding glycerophosphodiester phosphodiesterase, which produces MNQNLCVAHRGFSGRAPENTLAAIHKAMELPFVTWMEIDVQLTKDGIPVVIHDYTLDRTTNGHGKVKDMIYSHIRRLDAGSWKSRDFRGERIPALEEVLELCRGRLKLNIELKNAGNLYPGIERKVSEMLAACGMKDEVVLTSFDTGTLDRIGEADPSVQRGLIFDSRWGDPAGRVRALGCTFLSISFSRLTPGLARFLSGRGVGIMAWTVNKAKEMRRLADMHSDIMICTNRPDVWGETFLEA